Genomic segment of Plasmodium brasilianum strain Bolivian I chromosome 8, whole genome shotgun sequence:
GAGCATTCTTTACaacaatgaaaattttaagcTAATAAAAACTGTTGAAAGATATTTGAGGGAGCATGCTAAGAATGAAAATTCGTTTAATAGGAACACATGTTGTAGCAGTGTAATTtataatcatatttataattacatcTTAAAATTCGATAACCCAGATAATATAGATATTCTACTGTATTCtttaataaaaggaaaatatgcGAATACAGCTAAACAAAATGTAAAACATGAAAAGGATTTAGCGTTGCCATCTgataactttttaaaaaagttggGTACAGCATCACCTGAAGgtgataattttatatatgaaaaaaacaatcttttaaaaaaacacgAAAATGATAGTGTCTGTATTTCATCCTTAAATGAGGGGAACAGTCACGATAAACTTAATAAGAATCGGGAGGAAAATGAATGGATTTATTACCCCCATATGAATCACCCCAACATGGATTCCTCTCGAACAAATTGTGCCAATACGAATTCTTCCCACAAGGATGATAATAAGGAGCTACtaattgaatatataagcaatttttacaaaataaatgatatgtTTAACTATTTGTTGAACAAGGTCGTAATTTACTTTAACGAAAATGCGCATATATTTgacttttataatttaaaattgttatttttctttttaggAAAATTTCAGAAATATGACTTAAacttattagaaaaaatttcaaGTAGAATAATGGatgaaattgaaaaaatgaaagttaATCCTAAGCTCTTGAATAATGATCATCTTAcagaggaaaataaaaagtataattatgcaaataatagaattaaaaaattaaggaaaaagtatttaaatacatatatgaaaatagaCTCAAAAGAATTCCTTATCATACCATACACAATTGGAATTtccatgaatatatattttaataattatttaattgaatatgtaaatatatatatattaagtttAATCAATTCGAGGGTTAATTGTGATATGGagaatttcatttattctcTAATAgggtataaatatattatgctgCGCTTTTTTATTCTGTATAATATTTGCTTGTTTAAggaaaaaagcataaaaaatgagaaaatatTACACaagtataatttattcataaggaagttaattaaaaatgcaGAAGGTACTGCAAACACATATACTACACATAGGTTAAATGTAATAGGGGAGCAAATCCAAAACAGCCACATAAACAACATTAACAGTATTAACAATATTAGTAACATTAACAGTATTAACAgtattaacaatattaacaatattaacAGTACTAACAATATTGATAATTATCATTACTACTTTCCTAATACttctaataataaagaagttCGTGATTTTATTCCAACAAATGTAGGGGATGATATATCTAATCGGGGAACATGCCTTGATAAATATGattatgcaaaaaataaagaaaacatGTTACACGAAAAAAGTAATCACATACATGATaacaaaatagaatataattatttaaacaaaatagacGACAAAAAAAATCAAGGAGAATATGCAATAGTAAGTCCCGATTATGTTTTCAATCTTTTACTTAATGAGTTTCAAATGAACatagaaaatatacatttggTAAATTTTGATgagaattttatatatgaaaaatatagtagCGTACAACTTcaaaacttttatttttactataaaaaattatttgataaGGTGTATAATTatgctatatttttattaagtaaGTATGATATTAATGACAAGCTcagaatttataaaaatttgagGTCTCTTTCGTTAAGTGATCAAATCATAAATGACATATACATTGAAGTACTctatgaaaaaattgttcTTAATTCGaatagaaatataatgaatgCCTCAACTactttgaaatatataaacaattcATAATaggttaaaataaaaaaaaataaaaataaaaataaaataacagaGCGGAAAGTAGTAttccataaaaaatttaatttaaaaaattttaataagaaGGACGTGAAATGAAACaagcatttttttccttatacagtttaaatatatatttatatctacatatatatctatatgtatatacatacatacacacacacgtACATGgggtacacacatatacataaaacttgcattatatgtatatgcgaaTATACATGATGTATACATGAAAATGTGCATGCAATTATGTtggttaaatattttaacaagttaaaaatttaaaacgtctatataatatagaaatatatattcatatataaataaactggaaaatgaaaaaaaaaataaagaggtAAACACGGAATAACAAGATGGGAATGAAAATTAAGATTAATAAGTTTTTAACGAAATGTGTTTTGAGGTGAAAACTAAGAACATGCGCAACATACGTGTGTAGTATACACATAAaagtacatacgtatatatacatatatacacacaaacGCATGTTTTGTgaatgcacacatatatgttgTAAGAaaggaatttatttttaatgaatcatattaattatttagacattataagaataataagtTCGAAAGTATATCCCATATGTGTGATctttaaaagtataaaacatatttcaatatgtatacaaatcAAAGGCGCTAATGGCATGGAGGCACAATATATgcacttgtatatatatataaactatatatttatatatacacatatatagggggaacatttaaaaattatatactacATGAAAcattatacatgtatttataaataacttATTGAAACATTTACTTTCCAGAAATTGATGCAATGATGCAGAATTATAtgcattaaaatatataacagaaTATGCCTTATTAAAACatgttatataaacatatatatatatatatatatatatatgacgGTTATACACATTTACGCTTATGAGAGATTATGGGCTTCAAAAAAATAGCTTAATTTGCTATAAGTTACACACGTATAAACATAATACATAGATATAATTCATATgcaaatgcatacatacataatacacgCGTAAATGCAGGGGCATATTAACACCTGCATATACGCATAACCCCACCGGTACGTGCAATAGGTATATCATCTTTTAACAAAGAAACATTACTACAAATTAATCGAAGCT
This window contains:
- a CDS encoding hypothetical protein (conserved Plasmodium protein); this translates as MKISQIRRKADLSLIVRKRLPSFLKKEKINLRKSNTNNNNNDINDINFNKKKVKYNQIPQFVQAIIKFTKKNKGWCDEDDVINKNKIIYFNNLLSEIPKHKASLTSALIHEIYRCLYKLNYIKIDVIFTLFSILTNNTLDFSNLSGYVNCDFKELINITKYLYHFQNICNTNIQSILYNNENFKLIKTVERYLREHAKNENSFNRNTCCSSVIYNHIYNYILKFDNPDNIDILLYSLIKGKYANTAKQNVKHEKDLALPSDNFLKKLGTASPEGDNFIYEKNNLLKKHENDSVCISSLNEGNSHDKLNKNREENEWIYYPHMNHPNMDSSRTNCANTNSSHKDDNKELLIEYISNFYKINDMFNYLLNKVVIYFNENAHIFDFYNLKLLFFFLGKFQKYDLNLLEKISSRIMDEIEKMKVNPKLLNNDHLTEENKKYNYANNRIKKLRKKYLNTYMKIDSKEFLIIPYTIGISMNIYFNNYLIEYVNIYILSLINSRVNCDMENFIYSLIGYKYIMLRFFILYNICLFKEKSIKNEKILHKYNLFIRKLIKNAEGTANTYTTHRLNVIGEQIQNSHINNINSINNISNINSINSINNINNINSTNNIDNYHYYFPNTSNNKEVRDFIPTNVGDDISNRGTCLDKYDYAKNKENMLHEKSNHIHDNKIEYNYLNKIDDKKNQGEYAIVSPDYVFNLLLNEFQMNIENIHLVNFDENFIYEKYSSVQLQNFYFYYKKLFDKVYNYAIFLLSKYDINDKLRIYKNLRSLSLSDQIINDIYIEVLYEKIVLNSNRNIMNASTTLKYINNS